CTTTTCGTTCGGTTTTTCTCCCCCCCTATCGTACGATATACTCCCAAATAGAGGCTAAATCGATGGTTTTCATTGCTTGATGTCTGTACTTGGGATTGTAGCTCATTAACCATGCATGCACGTTTTCGTTAATTTTCCTCTCAGCGACCGTTATGCTGATAATGGCTCGGTTATTATTATAGATGCCCACATGTTAAAGTTTTTCACCAGCGCTTGGTACGTACGGCAACCAgagtgcaatttgtgccatatTCTTTTGCATCGAGTATGCCAATATATATATAGCCATGGCACGTAACTTTTCCGATCTATTCATTTGCCCAAATGAAATTTAGTGTGCTAATTGCTGTTGTACTAATTAGAAAGGATTTAATCCACAAAATAAAGAAGCAAAACTTCATGAGttctattttctgattttatcagaaataaaATGTCATAGGAAAAGACCGAGAAAGGTACTAGCCTAAGGTGTTTTTGTAGAGCTGTGCTGTATGTAAAAATCTTAGAAGGCACTAGACTTGAACTTCATCAAATTAAGTGCTTCAACTGAAAAGCTGTCTCAATATATAGTTGACATAATGAAGTTGCTGATAAGCGAGTAGTTCCTTCGTTTTGTCAGTTTTTCATCACacaaaagtttcaaacacataatcaaatattaACTGCGTACGTAAACGTTATTAATTAGGCACCCTGGTGCCTAGCAGAAGTTTGCCAAACGCCTGACACGGCCGCACAAGTTAATTGATTACCTGCCAAATCATATTTAAGGAGCTGCCCGAAGTTGCAAGTTCTAAAGTTAAATACAGGTCCCAAGCTTCCTAGACCATCTCCTCCTCTAGTTTAGTAGTACAACCTAATAAGtttcctacaaaaaaaaaaaaaaaaaaaaggggtccCAATCTGATTAAATCAGTGCCATCCTACTCATACAAATTATAATTCTCAGCAACAAAGCATCAGACTGTTATTAGGACGAGGATCATAAggttattgtcatttaattaGTGCTAGTTAATTAACTTACTAGAGAAAAGCTGAATGGTAGCTAGCTAGGGAAGGATAAGTTATTCTGCCATCtaaaatttatataattatttaaatccCATGTATGCTCTCGATATTCTCTTATAACAAATGCAGACCAAATGTGTATCTTAGCGTAcattccttcaaaaaaaaaaaaaaaaaagctcattTTACTGTACGTGGTGAAATGTAAACTTACATGCATGCAGGAGTTCCTCAATTAAAGATTGTCTTTCTCGTCTAATCCAATTTTTAGTTGACTAAATGATTGTCGTACTCCCTGCATTCAGATCCAATTGAAAGACAAATTAAAACGACTCTTCATTTAGCCATTTTATGCTTTTCTCCTAAATTGTTAAATTGACAAGAGccctaaaatatatatattggacgtcCATGCTGCTTGCCGGACAATTATGGGTTCAAATGGCAATAATTATGACCCATAAACGTCCATCATATACTAAAGCAAACGACAAGGAAGAATACcttgaaggaagaaaaaaaaatgaagttaaaAAGAGAGAAGTGGTTTTGCTCCAAAATCACATAATAAGCTAGGACATGGATGTCCCCGACCGTCAAGGAGTCAAACTAGCGAACCCTTCGCCGACTGCAGCGCGGTCGTCTCCACAGTCCATGCAGCTCCAATTTACAAGACTTTCCCCCCATTTATATAAGTTTTGTAAGAAGTTTTTGATGCGTTAAACCACACTTTGTTTATGTTCAAACTTCCCCATCTTGCTTTTTCTTGACGCATCATACAAATTTACAGTCACATTCCCAATACAATATTACTCGAGGACATGCGTGCCTCAGCGTACCTGATGCAATGTGTCTCTATATTTATGTGTCATAAGAAAATAGTTAAGATGAAAAAGGGACAACCCCCAACCTCTTTTTCACTCACAAGCAAACATCCCCTTGCTTTCTCTCATACCACAAAGTCTAGTGATCATGTGGcaaaaattttctaacaattGCAAGGTTTGAGTTCGATCTTCTCTTCTGTACAAAATCAGTTGCGCCATATAGGAAACTGTACAAAATCAGCTATGATACTAATAAAAGAGGATAAGAATAGCTAGTTCTGAGCTCTGATTTTAAAATATGAGGGAGGCCTAGACGTCCACACTAATGATGCTTTCAATTCCTCGGCCCCGGATCCTATAAGCGGCCAACTGTTACAATTTATGATTCTTAGCTACCAGAAGAGTAGAAAACTTCATACGGAGCTGGACATACAAACACATAACTACATCGTACTTATAAAATGTTTGCCTAAAATCTTTTACAAGATCCAATCAGATCAGGGTCTGAAAATCTAGTTGATACTTGCATCATAGCTGTCTTCATAATGTATTTTATACATGTCGTTGTGGAAGACTTGAATCAGATTTCCAGTGAATTGATTGATTTCACAGCCAATTAATAGCAACAGCTTCGAAATTTGAAATGCGTAGCTAGAGTTTAGGGCCGTTTCAGACACCTTACTGACCATCACCCGACATTTGTGCTCGCAATCTtctatatataattatatatacacATTACtgattacacacacacacacacacacacacacactcatgCCTCATCACAACTTCAACAAACGCGAACTCTACTTCTACTCAAACTCTCTCTTTTTATGCCACCTCTAGCTTTAGGCTGAacccttttcttcattttgtctACAAGCTTAAAAGCTTGAGAAAATGAGCAATCTTGATTCTCAAAGACAAGAGTCTTTGAAAATGAGGTGGCAAGAGAGGAGACTCAAGGCAATAGAAGAAAACCAAAAGATTAATCCCACGGCCTCTCCCAACTTCTATACCAGACTACTTGGTGGTGGTGCAAATCCATCACCATTAAGGGCAAACCCTAAAAACAATATCCAAATGTTTCCTGGTGGTTTTGATGATGATCTTGTTTCGGCATTGGTGCCACCACTGACTGTTGTTCTTGAAGGCCGTTCCATTTGCCATCGGATTAGCCTTGACAAGCACACAAGCTACCAAAGCTTAGCTAGGGCCCTGAGACAAATGTTTGTTGATGGGGATGCTACTGGAGTCCCATCAGATGGTGAACTTGATCTTTCCAATGCGATTCCTGGTCATCTCATTGCTTATGAAGACATGGAAAATGATCTACTTCTTGTTGGTGACCTCAACTGGAGGTGAGTCTCTCTACAACCAGATCCTATCAAACTACTGTACATAGATGAATCTTGAAAACTATCTTAAactatactaatattttttcacATTCATCCTTGAGATCCCACAATTTTTTTTGCAATgcgaagttttttttttgcttggatAAATGCAATGCTGAAGTTAGCTTTCCTAGGATTCTTGCAGTGAGTAAGAGAATCCTAAAATGCACTATACCTATTGGGTCTAAGTTTCTAACCGtattatatttttctttatttatatgTTTAAATCGTTTCTTTCCTCTGGGTATTGTGCAGTGACTTCGTTAGGGTGGCAAAAAGGATCAGAATACTGCCAATAAAAGCAAATTCAAGAAAGGGAAAGGTAGAGAACTAGCCATTGCGGGTTTTGAGAATTTTGCTTATGTTTTGGGTGTTAAAATCATTTTGATTTTGCAacgcaccaaaaaaaaaaaaaacaatttctcTATGCTTCTACCGACTCTGGTAACGTGGAGTGAGGATGAAACGCTGTTGTGGTCAAATATAGTACTGCGTGTTCCTCAAAATTAACTGAAAGACATAGTACTATGTACTTTTTCTGCTGTCaagctatgttttcagaaccggaccggatagcgactcggccgaggtcaggggtcaggggtcaatgggttcgaccgggggtcgataggggtcgaaccggatgacgtcataaataaaaattattttaaaattaaaatgttatatatataatatctaataatatattgatattaataaaggcatattcatatatatttgatgtttcaaatatatttaacaagaaaatacaaagaaattagaacaatcaagtagcaatttatattatttaataaatattaacaagtttagaattaaaattatgaatttaattgaaaaataacatcaaattttaggacaatatttataaagtatcaaatatttgaggtatatcaataagttttaacaatttagggggtcaaaacataatattaaaaagtttgaattttttttttaaaaaaatactgttgaaccggaaaaaccggttttttcccggtcaaacccggtcaaacccgatttttgaccggctttgaccgggttttaaatttccggttttctaatgtgactcggaccggctacctggccggttcccggttcaaccggttcgaccggccggtccggtccgagtttgaaaacagagCTGTCAAGTCCATGAATAAGATGATCTTTGCCCTAAACTTAGCTGCTAGAAGGAAAGTTCATGATTTCCATGCACGgctcaaaattcttttttatttttaattttttttggcttaTCCAAGGAGAGAAATAGCAAGGCCACTAAGACAGAGATGATTTCTGACAAGTACGTTTTGGTGATCTATTACACGGAAAATTATAGTCCATTCACATGCTGACTCGGGATGAAGAATGGAGAAAAACAACCACCAAAGGCTTAATAATAATTGAATCccagaaagagaagaaaagaaattgcaaATAAAAGAATATCAAAGCCTTAGATATCATATATGTTTCCCTTGATATATGCTGTTGCTTCTTCTTGCCTACCGGAATGGACAATATTTATTGATCGGTACAACCTGAAAGGATATTTAAGGACAGATCATCTCCAAACCTTTTTTGTTCCATTCCACAAGAAAGTTTGACTGTGGTAattactaaaacaaaaacaacaaaagcaaaaaatggGGCCGCCACTAATAAAAGAACCTTGAAAGATGTGATAAAACAAGTGGAGGAGCAAGAGTTACTAGCAACCTTCGTGAGTTAATTAACCGGAATTAATTTGAAGTATAGAACATGTGAGGTCACCTTACTACGTTAAACAATAACGTTTCAgaattagtctttttttttttctgcaaaaTCTAGCAAAGAAGACACCGGAATTGCCACGATTCCAGAGTCCAGAAACCGGaaaagaaatttcttcatttgtATCGAACCAGAGTGTATATATGCTTTTTCTTCCTTGATAGCTTATTGGCTTACTTGTCTAGCCTCAAAGAGATTGCATTCGATGATGACTGGTGTTGTACAGAAAACTACCCCATGCCTTACATGTTTACGAACCATCTAATTATATCATACAATCATAGTGACCTATCTGTACATGCTCAATTATAAATGAACTTGCAACGACTTTAACAGCAATAataaa
The Coffea arabica cultivar ET-39 chromosome 6c, Coffea Arabica ET-39 HiFi, whole genome shotgun sequence genome window above contains:
- the LOC113691892 gene encoding auxin-responsive protein IAA33-like, with amino-acid sequence MSNLDSQRQESLKMRWQERRLKAIEENQKINPTASPNFYTRLLGGGANPSPLRANPKNNIQMFPGGFDDDLVSALVPPLTVVLEGRSICHRISLDKHTSYQSLARALRQMFVDGDATGVPSDGELDLSNAIPGHLIAYEDMENDLLLVGDLNWSDFVRVAKRIRILPIKANSRKGKVEN